The DNA window CCAGCGGACATACGCATCCACTCGGTGAGGTTGCGCGGGCTGGTCGCCCACCAGGAGGTCCTACTCGGAACCACGGGACAGAGCCTGACCATCCGGCACGACTCCTACGACCGCCAGTCGTTTATGCCGGGCGTGCTGCTTGCCGTCCGGAACGTGGCCGGCCGCCCCGGGCTCACCGTCGGCCTAGAGGCCCTCCTCGGACTGTGACACCGCCCGGGCGGGGCGCCCGACATTCATCTGGCCCCGCCCTCTGGGAGCGTGGGGGCCCCTGCCCCACGCCCGGCCGTATTCCTTGACAGGTCGGCTATCCCAGTTAAGCTAACAGCGTTATCTGACAGCGCGTGAAGCGGGGGTTTCAGCGTGACGACTCTCAATGAGAGCCCAGGAATCAACGAGCAGATCATCGGGCGGGCCGGGGTCAACGACCTGGAAGCGATCCTCGCCATCAGCAACAACGACTCCAGCGCTTCAGACCACAGCGTCGACTCGCACTTCGGAGCGCTGTTCACGTGGGACTACGACAAAGGCGCCCGTGCCCGGCTCGAACGCCTCTACGAGAAGGCGAAGACGGCGCAGTGGAACGGCGAGACCGACCTTCCCTGGGACACCGACGTGGACCAGGAAGCGGTGGTGATGGCGAACCGCGAGCTCATGGGCGCCCGGGGCCTGGACATCGACGTCACCGGAACGCCGTTCGAGCACTGGACGGACGAGCAGTGGCTGCGTCTCGGTTGCGAGAGCCAGAACTGGATGCTTTCGCAGTTCTTGCACGGCGAGCAGGGCGCCCTTCTATGCACCGCGCGCATCGTCGAGACGGTCCCGTGGATCGACGCCAAGTACTACGCGGCAACTCAGGTGATGGACGAGGCTCGCCACGTCGAGGTCTTCGGCAAGTACCTGAACGAGAAGCTGTCCGGCCACTACCCGGTCAACGCTCATCTGAGGATGCTGCTCGACGACATCATCGCTGACAGCCGGTGGGACATGACCTATCTGGGCATGCAGATCATGGTCGAAGGCCTTGCCCTCGCCGCGTTCGGTTTCATGCACGACATCACGACCGAACCTTTGTTGAAGCAACTCCTCCGTTATGTGATGTCGGACGAAGCACGACATGTTGCGTTCGGTGTGCTGTCCCTTCAGGAGCTTTACTCGAACCTCTCCGAAGGGGAGCTGCGTGAACGCAAGGAGTTCGCGTTCGAGGCGGCGGTGCGGATGCGGGACCGTTTCTTGCAGCAGGAGGTGTGGGAGCGGCTGGGAGTCCCCGTCAAAGAGGCGGTGTCCGTAGTGACCCGGTCGCCCGAGCGCCAGCTCTTCCAGCGAATGCTGTTTTCGAAGATCGTTCCCAACTGCAAGAAACTGGGCCTCCTCGACAACGGCGACTCGTGGCTGCGGGAGCGGTTCACCGAGCTAGGCGTCATCGAGTTCGAGAACCTGACCGATACCGGCGAGGAGTTCGAGGTCTTCCAGATCGCCTGATGCCCGGGAGCGGCTGTTTATGCGGGTTTCGCCGGCGCCGCCCCGGTAGGCTCTGCACATGCCAATGACCGGCAGGTTCGGCGCAGTCGGCTGCGCAATGGTTACCCCGTTCGGTCCCGGCGGTGACCTCGACGTCGACGCCGCCGTCTCGCTCGCCAAGTGGCTGACCGAGCACGGAAATGACTTCCTGGTCCTGACGGGTACAACAGGCGAGAGCCCGGTTCTCTCCGATTCGGAAAAGACCGACCTGTGGAGGGCGGTCACGTCCGCGGT is part of the Acidimicrobiales bacterium genome and encodes:
- a CDS encoding ferritin-like domain-containing protein; its protein translation is MTTLNESPGINEQIIGRAGVNDLEAILAISNNDSSASDHSVDSHFGALFTWDYDKGARARLERLYEKAKTAQWNGETDLPWDTDVDQEAVVMANRELMGARGLDIDVTGTPFEHWTDEQWLRLGCESQNWMLSQFLHGEQGALLCTARIVETVPWIDAKYYAATQVMDEARHVEVFGKYLNEKLSGHYPVNAHLRMLLDDIIADSRWDMTYLGMQIMVEGLALAAFGFMHDITTEPLLKQLLRYVMSDEARHVAFGVLSLQELYSNLSEGELRERKEFAFEAAVRMRDRFLQQEVWERLGVPVKEAVSVVTRSPERQLFQRMLFSKIVPNCKKLGLLDNGDSWLRERFTELGVIEFENLTDTGEEFEVFQIA